From one Dermacentor andersoni chromosome 1, qqDerAnde1_hic_scaffold, whole genome shotgun sequence genomic stretch:
- the LOC126516820 gene encoding putative nuclease HARBI1 — protein sequence MAACYGSLADFADFAGRVRSITEDEAYRYVSPLRPRLKDRQNPMEVYNDAEFSWRYRFSKQAVLRLLEMLPLVPKDNERGHPVPPLLQLLIALRFYGAGTFQVVTGDLVNVSQATVSRIIARMSRMIAETLFPQLVKLPNANDLASVMEEFYTIARFPGVSGCIDCTHVPIRSPGGDEAEVFRCRKGYFSINVQAITGPRLQFFDVVASWPGSAHDSRIFDNSRARVQYEEGNVPGILLGDKGYPCRSYLMTPFRETQSSPQHRYNKCHSRTRCSVERAFGVWKRRFPCLEMTLQIKTRSVPIVITACAALHNFGHLLRDPVPPPAQCQATHNAASQAPTPSFQPTPPGMSPLPDTASGFRIRDRIVAQYFT from the exons ATGGCCGCCTGCTACGGCAGCCTCGCCGACTTTGCCGATTTCGCCGGACGTGTGCGCAGTATTACGGAGGATGAGGCATACCGATACGTGTCGCCATTACGGCCACGGCTTAAGGATCGACAGAATCCAATGGAAGTATACAACGACGCAGAATTCTCGTGGCGGTACCGCTTTTCCAAGCAAGCTGTGCTACGGCTGTTGGAAATGCTGCCACTGGTCCCAAAAGACAACGAACGCGGTCACCCCGTGCCGCCGCTGCTCCAGCTGCTAATCGCGCTGCGATTCTACGGCGCCGGAACTTTTCAGGTTGTCACCGGGGACCTCGTTAATGTTTCGCAAGCAACTGTGTCTCGAATAATTGCGCGAATGTCAAGAATGATTGCCGAGACTTTGTTCCCGCAGCTCGTGAAGTTGCCAAATGCTAATGATTTGGCATCCGTAATGGAGGAGTTCTACACCATCGCACGGTTTCCTggtgtgagcgggtgcattgaCTGCACTCATGTACCCATCAGAAGTCCCGGAGGAGATGAAGCGGAGGTTTTTCGCTGTCGAAAGGGGTACTTCTCCATCAATGTCCAG GCAATCACAGGGCCTCGGCTTCAATTTTTTGATGTGGTTGCCAGCTGGCCCGGCTCGGCACATGACAGCCGAATTTTCGATAATAGTCGAGCCAGAGTGCAGTACGAAGAAGGGAATGTCCCTGGCATCCTACTTGGTGACAAGGGGTACCCCTGCAGATCCTATCTCATGACCCCTTTTCGAGAGACACAAAGCAGCCCTCAGCACAG GTACAACAAGTGCCACTCCAGGACTCGCTGCAGTGTTGAGAGGGCGTTTGGAGTATGGAAACGAAGGTTTCCTTGCCTTGAAATGACTCTTCAGATAAAAACAAGATCAGTTCCCATCGTCATCACAGCTTGTGCTGCACTACACAACTTCGGCCACCTGCTGAGAGACCCTGTCCCACCTCCTGCGCAATGCCAGGCAACACACAACGCCGCTTCGCAAGCTCCCACTCCCTCCTTTCAACCAACGCCACCAGGCATGTCTCCGTTGCCAGACACAGCAAGTGGTTTCAGGATCAGAGATCGCATAGTCGCACAGTATTTTACGTAA